Proteins encoded within one genomic window of Budorcas taxicolor isolate Tak-1 chromosome 12, Takin1.1, whole genome shotgun sequence:
- the LOC128057708 gene encoding complement C1q and tumor necrosis factor-related protein 9, which yields MRIWWLLLASGVCMGTVSSQDTCRQGHPGIPGNPGHNGLPGRDGRDGAKGDKGDTGEPGHPGGPGKDGMTGEKGEPGADGHVEAKGIKGDQGSRGPPGKHGPKGLVGPPGEKGLTGETGPQGQKGEKGDVGPMGPEGPEGSTGPSGPTGLLGPIGPIGKPGPKGDAGPLGPQGEPGVRGPRGWKGERGEKGKIGETPALPKSAFTMGLTVLSKFPPSDTPIKFDRILYNEFGHYDVATGKFTCHVAGVYYFTYHITVFSRNIQVSLVKNGAKVLHTKDGYTGSEDQASGGIVLPLKLGDEVWLQVTGGERFNGLFADEDDDTTFTGFLLFSSS from the exons ATGAGGATCTGGTGGCTCCTGCTTGCCTCTGGAGTCTGCATGGGGACAGTGAGCTCACAGGACACCTGCAGGCAGGGACACCCTGGCATCCCCGGGAACCCTGGTCACAACGGACTGCCTGGGAGAGATGGACGAGATGGAGCAAAGGGCGACAAGGGGGACACAG GAGAACCAGGACATCCCGGTGGCCCTGGGAAGGATGGGATGACCGGGGAGAAAGGAGAACCAG gGGCAGATGGACATGTGGAAGCGAAGGGCATCAAAGGTGACCAGGGCTCGagaggacccccagggaagcatGGGCCAAAGGGACTGGTGGGCCCCCCGGGGGAGAAAGGCCTCACGGGAGAGACGGGCCCCCAGGGGCAGAAGGGGGAGAAGGGCGACGTGGGGCCCATGGGGCCAGAAGGGCCCGAGGGCAGCACCGGACCTTCAGGCCCAACTGGACTGCTTGGGCCCATAGGCCCCATCGGAAAGCCAGGTCCCAAGGGAGACGCTGGCCCCCTGGGGCCCCAGGGCGAGCCTGGAGTCCGCGGCCCGAGAGGCTGGAAAGGGGAGcgaggagaaaaggggaaaattgGCGAGACACCCGCCTTGCCCAAAAGCGCCTTCACGATGGGGCTCACGGTGCTGAGCAAGTTCCCTCCATCAGACACTCCCATCAAGTTTGACAGGATCCTGTACAACGAGTTTGGCCACTACGACGTGGCCACGGGCAAGTTCACCTGCCACGTGGCCGGCGTCTATTACTTCACCTACCACATCACCGTCTTCTCCAGGAACATCCAGGTGTCTCTGGTCAAAAACGGGGCCAAAGTCCTGCACACCAAGGACGGTTACACAGGCTCTGAGGACCAGGCCTCGGGCGGCATCGTCCTGCCCCTGAAGCTGGGGGATGAGGTGTGGCTGCAGGTGACTGGAGGGGAGAGGTTCAACGGCTTGTTTGCTGACGAGGACGACGACACGACATTCACGGGCTTCCTGCTCTTCAGCAGCTCCTGA